Proteins from a genomic interval of Panthera uncia isolate 11264 chromosome C1 unlocalized genomic scaffold, Puncia_PCG_1.0 HiC_scaffold_4, whole genome shotgun sequence:
- the APH1A gene encoding gamma-secretase subunit APH-1A — MGAAVFFGCTFVAFGPAFALFLITVAGDPLRVIILVAGAFFWLVSLLLASVVWFILVHVTDRSDARLQYGLLIFGAAVSVLLQEVFRFAYYKLLKKADEGLASLSEDGRSPISIRQMAYVSGLSFGIISGVFSVINILADALGPGVVGIHGDSPYYFLTSAFLTAAIILLHTFWGVVFFDACERRRYWALGLVVGSHLLTSGLTFLNPWYEASLLPIYAVTVSMGLWAFITAGGSLRSIQRSLSCRRQEDSRVMVYSALRIPPED, encoded by the exons ATGGGGGCCGCAGTGTTTTTCGGATGCACTTTCGTCGCTTTCGGCCCGGCCTTTGCGCTTTTCTTGATCACTGTGGCTGGGGACCCTCTTCGCGTCATCATCCTGGTGGCGGG GGCATTTTTCTGGCTGGTCTCCCTGCTCTTGGCCTCTGTGGTCTGGTTCATCTTGGTCCATGTGACCGACAGGTCAGATGCCCGGCTCCAGTATGGCCTCCTGATTTTTGGTGCTGCGGTCTCTGTCCTTCTACAGGAGGTGTTCCGCTTTGCCTACTACAAGCTGCTTAA gaagGCAGATGAGGGGTTAGCATCGCTGAGTGAGGACGGAAGATCACCCATCTCCATCCGCCAGATGGCCTATG TTTCTGGTCTTTCCTTCGGTATCATCAGTGGTGTCTTCTCTGTTATCAATATTTTGGCTGATGCACTTGGGCCAGGTGTGGTTGGGATCCATGGAGACTCACCCTATTACTTCCTGACTTCAG CCTTTCTGACAGCAGCCATTATCCTGCTCCATACCTTTTGGGGAGTTGTGTTCTTTGATGCCTGTGAGAGGAGACGGTACTGGGCTTTGGGCCTGGTAGTCGGGAGTCACCTACTGACCTCGGGACTG ACATTCCTGAATCCCTGGTATGAGGCCAGCCTGCTGCCCATCTATGCAGTCACTGTTTCCATGGGGCTTTGGGCCTTCATCACAGCTGGAGGGTCCCTCCGAAGTATCCAGCGCAGCCTCTCGT gCCGACGGCAGGAGGACAGTCGGGTGATGGTGTATTCTGCCCTGCGCATCCCACCCGAGGACTGA